The Terriglobia bacterium sequence TGTAATCAGTACCTGACGAAAGGCAAACAGGTTTATATCGAAGGCAGCCTGCAAACCCGCGAGTGGGACGATCAGGAAGGCAACAAACGCAAGACCACCGAAATCCGCGCCCGCGATATGGTCATGCTCAGCGGCGGGGCTGGTGAAAGCGGTGGAGGCCAGCGCCGTACTGCCGCAGCCGAAGTTGCCGGCAGCGGCTCGTCGGGATCGGCGGGCCCGGCTTCGAGTACCAGCACGATCACCGACGACGATATCCCGTTCTAGTTGATCTTATTGGAGATTCGAAATTGGAAGTTCGAAATTGGAAATAGAAGATCTGCAGTACCGCAGATTTCCAATTTCCAACCTCCAATTTCGAATCTCCAATAAGTTCCCGTCCCCGTCCGCTATTCTCCCTCCCTGGTTGACCGGATCAGCGCTTCCATGTGATTGAGATAGGTTTCCAGCGCCCGTCGTCCGGCCACAGTTAACTTGTATTCAGTCTTGGGAACCCGTCCTTCGAAGTACTTTTCGCATGCCACATACTGCCCTTCCTCGAGCTTGCGCGCATGCACGCTGAGGTTTCCGTCGGTAGTCCGCAGCAGGGCTTTGAGCTCATTGAACGTCATCGTCTCATTGACGGCGAGCGCGCTCACGATGCCGAGACGAATCGGCTCGTGGATGAGCCGGTCGAGTCCGGTTGCCCGGCTTTGTGCCTGTTTCGGCCGCGCAGTCTGTGGCTTGGCCTGGGCCTGGGCTTCCGCTTTGTTGTGCCTAGCCACCGTACCTCCTTGCGATCACGATTCCGAAAATGATTTGCACCAGCCCGAATCCGCCGGCCATGAACCAATTGCCCCATCCGGCGGGGCTGAGTAATGCGATGGTTCCGAGGGCCATGAACGAGACCCCCATCAACGGAACGATCTTCGCGGAGAACGCGCCGCCGGTCACAACCGACACGCCGTAAAGCAGAAGCCAGACGCCCGGCATGATGCCGAACAGTTGTTGCCGGTAGAGCACGAAGGTCAGTATCCCGCCTGCAATCATCGCAGGACAGAGGTTCAGCGCGAATTTCCGGCCCGCCCCATACAGCAGCGTCATTTTTGCCGCCTTCGCTTTCTCGATCATCGCCCAGCCGCCGATGGCAAGCGCCAGCACCGCCTCGCCCAGCCAGCTTTCAAACCACAGATCGCGAGTGGGCAGCCGGCTCGATACCAGGGCCGTCAGCAATGCGCTCACGCCGATCAGAACCGCGCCCCATCCCGGAACCGCCGTAAACGATCCCGCCCGTTCCATCGTTTCCCGGATGTACTTCAGGTTCTCGAAAGCTCGTTCGTTGATCGAAACAACCTTCGCCGACTTCATGACGTCCACCTTAGGCCCAAGACCAGCCTGGGGTCAAGTACTTTGCAAGACAAAGAATGCCGGAATGCAAACAAACATAAAATGTGAAACACAACGACGGAGCCGCTTGGAATACCGCGTGCCTTCTTATTGGTATGGGCAGGTTCAACGATATTGCGGGACACGTACCCACACAACGACTTGCGGATTTCGCGACCGATCACGTCGAACTGACGGAGATGGAATGGGCGCACATTCAGAGTTGCCCCGAGTGCCGTCAGACGTACTCCGACAGCCTCAGTTCAATTCCATCCGAGCCTGTCCATTCGGCGCGTATTTTGCCGTTTCGTCCGAGAAGCGGCTGATAAATCCTGCCCGCCTCCCAACGATCCTGCCGGGTCATCATGGGTCCCTGCGGAAAAACTCCCTTGTTTACGATTGAAACGTTTGAACTTTCACTCACGTTTGGTATAACAGTAGCTCAATTGACTGAAAGGAGAGTACATGTCCAAAGATCTTCAGAAGGTTCTTGATAAAGTAAATCCTTCCCGGCGCGGCTTCCTGAAACAAGTCCTGTTGGGCGGCGGCGTTGTGGCGGCATTGGCTGTACCCGCGTCCTTTGTCCAGGCTCAGGAACAAAAGGGCGAGGGCCAAGGTAGCGGTAGCGGCAGCGGCAGAGGAAAAGGCAAGGGGAAGGGTAAAGGCAAAGGTAAAGGTTCGGGGTCAGGGTCGGGCAGCTAGAGGTAATTCTGCCTGGCGATGATCGAGCAAGCAGGGCGTCTGTTTCGTAATTCTTCGTTGGCATTGGCGCCCGCAGAGGATGGGTATTGGGCATACGATATCCAGACTTCGCGGCTTCATCATCTAAACCCGGTCGCAGCTCTCATTCTTGAACTCTGTGATGGGAGTCGTACGGCTTCGGAAATTTCAACCGAGCTGGCTCCTTTCCTCGGGGAAAGCCAATCCGATTCATGTGACCGTTGGATCGAAAGCGCGGTAACCATCGGGCTCTTGTCCAACGGCACGGCTTCGGCGTCGTCCGCGCAACTCTCTGCCGCTGATTTCGCATCCGCTGCTGAAGAGTTGCGCGACGATGGCCATGTCCTCGCCGCATATGTCTGCCAACACCATGCCACCCTGCTGGAACCGGACACCTCCGGTTACTGGAAGTATCTGGGCGAACTCGCTCACATCCTGCAAAAAAGAGACGATGCCCGATCCGCATACGAGCAATACCTGAAGCTGCACGGCCCTGACGCTGAGATCGAACACATCCTCGTCTCTTTCCGCGATGAAGCGCCGCCGGCGCGGGCATCCGACAGCTGCATCCGGCAGCTTTATTCACGCTTCTCCAGGTTCTACGAAGACAACATGGTCGGCGAGCTGGAGTACAAGGTGCCTGTTTATGCCGCCGCCATGCTGGAGGGACGTTACGGCAACCAATCCGACCTCGACGTCCTGGATCTCGGCTGCGGCACCGGCCTGAGCGGCCGCGCCTTCCGGCACTGGGCCCGCCATCTGGTTGGGATCGATCTGTCTCCGGAAATGATCGAACAGGCCAGGGGCACGGGAATCTACGATAGTCTGGAACTTGCCGAAATTACCGCCTGGCTGAAGGCCTCCACCCAACCGCTCTTTCACCTCATCGTCGCATGCGACAGCATGATTTATTTCGGAGACCTCCGGCAGGTCTTTATTCCGGCGTCACGCCGGCTGGTGGCGGGCGGCCGGATGATTTTCGGAGTGGAGCGCAGCGAGAGCCTTCCCTTCCGCCTGACCGATTCGGGACGCTACCAGCACAGCCGCGCACACCTTGACGAGGCCGCGCACGCTGCAGGTTTCGTTGTTGAAGAGGTCACCAGCCAGATCCTGCGTTACGAATACGGCGAGCCTGTCCACGGTTACGTGGTCCTGATGCGCTTGAAGCCGCAGTCATAGACCGCAGCCGCAAATTACGTTATTCTTCCCGCATGACACCAGACCTTATACACGCCCTGGAAATGTCCGGAGGCATCCTCATCGGAGTGGTGGTCCTCATCGTTGTTATTTCGATTTTGACAGTGAATCGGGGAACAGCGCAGATGGCTCAGGACGCGAAGCAGCACGGTTCGCCGCGGCACTGAGCGGCGGTTACTCTCCGAAGGCGCCCATCGTGCGAAACTTCTTGTAGCGGCAGCCCAGCAGGTCTTCGGTATCGACGTTGCAGAGTTCGCGTAACTGCCGTTCCAGCACAGTGGCCAGAGCTTTCGCCATTCCCGGATGATCGTTCTGCGAGCCGCCTTCAGGCTCCGGAACGATGTCATCGATCAGGTGGTGTTTCCTCAGATCTTCGGGCGTCAGTTTGAGAGCCTCGGCCGCATCCGCTGCGTGCAATTGATCGCGCCACAGAATGGCGGAACAGCTTTCCGGCGCGATTACGGAGTAGATCGAGTACTGCAGCATATTCACGCGGTCGCCCACGCCGATCGCCAGCGCGCCGCCGGACCCGCCTTCCCCTGTAATGGTGGCAATAATCGGCACACGAATCTGTGACATCTCACGAAGGTTGTAAGCGATGGCTTCGGCCTGACCGCGCTCTTCCGCGTCGATCCCGGGATAGGCGCCCGGAGTGTCGATGAAAGTAAGAATCGGCCGGCCGAATTTTTCCGCCAGCTTCATGATACGGAGGGCCTTGCGGTAGCCCTCAGGCTTCGGCATGCCGAAGTTGCGGTATTGGCGCTGCTTGGTGTCTCTGCCCTTCTGGTGGCCGATCAGGCACACGGGAACAGTCCGCACGACTCCGAAGCCGCCCACGATGGCCGCATCGTCGCCGAACTTGCGGTCGCCGTGGATCTCGATGAAGTCCGGACATAAATGCTCCACGTAATCCAGGAAGTAAGGCCGCTGAGGATGCCGTGCGAGCTGTACCTTCTGGTACGCCGTAAGGTGG is a genomic window containing:
- a CDS encoding single-stranded DNA-binding protein, producing the protein MAKSVNKVILIGRLGKDPELKYTASGTPFCRFSIATDDVWNDKGSGERQERTEWHNIVAWDRLAEICNQYLTKGKQVYIEGSLQTREWDDQEGNKRKTTEIRARDMVMLSGGAGESGGGQRRTAAAEVAGSGSSGSAGPASSTSTITDDDIPF
- a CDS encoding transcriptional regulator — its product is MARHNKAEAQAQAKPQTARPKQAQSRATGLDRLIHEPIRLGIVSALAVNETMTFNELKALLRTTDGNLSVHARKLEEGQYVACEKYFEGRVPKTEYKLTVAGRRALETYLNHMEALIRSTREGE
- a CDS encoding twin-arginine translocation signal domain-containing protein; its protein translation is MSKDLQKVLDKVNPSRRGFLKQVLLGGGVVAALAVPASFVQAQEQKGEGQGSGSGSGRGKGKGKGKGKGKGSGSGSGS
- a CDS encoding PqqD family peptide modification chaperone, translating into MIEQAGRLFRNSSLALAPAEDGYWAYDIQTSRLHHLNPVAALILELCDGSRTASEISTELAPFLGESQSDSCDRWIESAVTIGLLSNGTASASSAQLSAADFASAAEELRDDGHVLAAYVCQHHATLLEPDTSGYWKYLGELAHILQKRDDARSAYEQYLKLHGPDAEIEHILVSFRDEAPPARASDSCIRQLYSRFSRFYEDNMVGELEYKVPVYAAAMLEGRYGNQSDLDVLDLGCGTGLSGRAFRHWARHLVGIDLSPEMIEQARGTGIYDSLELAEITAWLKASTQPLFHLIVACDSMIYFGDLRQVFIPASRRLVAGGRMIFGVERSESLPFRLTDSGRYQHSRAHLDEAAHAAGFVVEEVTSQILRYEYGEPVHGYVVLMRLKPQS